Proteins encoded within one genomic window of Catenulispora sp. EB89:
- a CDS encoding GMC oxidoreductase: protein MGAAVDYDVLVIGSGFGGSVTALRLTEKGYRVGVLEAGRRFADGDFPKTSWRLRSFLWAPKLGCKGIQRIHRLKDVVVLAGAGVGGGSLVYANTLYEPLDPFYDDPHWRDVADWRGELAPFYDQAKRMLGVVQNPTMTPADVQMKAVAEEMGVGDTFHLTPVGVFFGDPDATPNTTVSDPFFGGAGPDRNPCLQCGACMTGCRHNAKNTLVKNYLYLAEKLGAEVHPLTTVESVTPLPDGGGYRVTTSSTGKWFAKGRRALTAEHVVFSAGALGTQRLLHKLAGDGSLPALSPRLGELTRTNSESLLGAMAKKPRQYDFTEGVAITSSFHPDEHTHIEPVRYGRGSGAMGLLKTGLTDGEGRTPRWIKLLGIGVKHPSWVPRMLPSRKFAERSIILLVMQALDNSLTVSRKRGLFGKNKLTTRQGHGLPNPTWIPAGNEAVARTAARIDGIPGGTVGDLFNIPMTAHIIGGCVIGRDRDHGVVDPYHRVFGHPGLYVADGSTVSANLGVNPSLTITAMAERAAAFWPNKGEQDTRPAMGEPYKRIPYVRPKQPAVPEAAPGALRLPIVEIR from the coding sequence ATGGGAGCTGCGGTGGACTACGACGTGCTGGTCATCGGCTCGGGCTTCGGCGGTTCGGTGACCGCCCTGCGGCTCACCGAGAAGGGCTACAGGGTCGGGGTGCTGGAGGCCGGCCGCCGGTTCGCCGACGGCGACTTCCCCAAGACCTCCTGGCGGCTGCGCTCCTTCCTGTGGGCGCCGAAGCTCGGCTGCAAGGGCATCCAGCGCATCCACCGGCTCAAGGATGTCGTCGTGCTCGCCGGAGCTGGCGTCGGCGGCGGATCGCTCGTATACGCGAACACGCTCTACGAGCCGCTGGACCCCTTCTACGACGACCCGCACTGGCGCGACGTGGCCGACTGGCGCGGGGAGCTCGCGCCGTTCTACGACCAGGCCAAGCGGATGCTCGGCGTGGTGCAGAACCCGACGATGACGCCGGCGGACGTGCAGATGAAGGCCGTTGCCGAGGAGATGGGCGTCGGGGACACCTTCCACCTGACGCCGGTCGGCGTGTTCTTCGGCGACCCGGACGCCACGCCGAACACCACCGTCTCCGACCCCTTCTTCGGCGGCGCGGGCCCGGACCGCAACCCGTGTCTCCAGTGCGGCGCGTGCATGACCGGCTGCCGCCACAACGCCAAGAACACCCTCGTGAAGAACTACCTCTACCTCGCCGAGAAGCTGGGCGCCGAGGTCCACCCGCTGACCACGGTCGAGAGCGTGACCCCGCTCCCCGACGGCGGTGGATACCGCGTGACGACGTCCTCGACCGGCAAGTGGTTCGCCAAGGGCCGCCGCGCACTCACCGCCGAACACGTCGTCTTCAGCGCCGGCGCCCTGGGAACCCAGCGCCTGCTGCACAAGCTGGCCGGTGACGGATCGCTGCCGGCGCTGTCCCCGCGCCTGGGCGAACTGACCCGCACCAACTCCGAATCCCTCCTCGGCGCGATGGCCAAGAAGCCGCGGCAGTACGACTTCACGGAAGGCGTGGCCATCACTTCCTCCTTCCACCCCGACGAGCACACCCACATCGAGCCGGTGCGCTACGGCCGGGGCAGCGGCGCCATGGGGTTGCTGAAGACCGGGCTGACCGACGGCGAGGGCCGCACCCCGCGCTGGATCAAACTGCTCGGCATCGGCGTCAAGCACCCTTCCTGGGTCCCGCGCATGCTGCCCAGCCGCAAGTTCGCGGAGCGGTCGATCATCCTGCTGGTCATGCAGGCCCTCGACAACTCGCTGACCGTGTCCCGCAAGCGCGGCCTGTTCGGCAAGAACAAGCTCACCACCCGCCAGGGCCACGGCCTGCCGAACCCGACGTGGATCCCGGCCGGCAACGAGGCGGTCGCCCGCACCGCGGCCCGCATCGACGGCATCCCCGGCGGCACCGTCGGCGACCTGTTCAACATCCCGATGACCGCGCACATCATCGGCGGCTGCGTCATCGGCCGGGACCGCGACCACGGCGTGGTGGACCCCTACCACCGCGTGTTCGGGCACCCGGGTCTGTATGTCGCCGACGGCTCGACCGTCTCGGCGAACCTCGGCGTGAACCCGTCCCTGACCATCACGGCGATGGCCGAGCGCGCCGCGGCGTTCTGGCCGAACAAGGGCGAGCAGGACACGCGGCCCGCGATGGGGGAACCGTACAAGCGGATCCCGTATGTGCGGCCGAAACAGCCCGCCGTTCCGGAAGCGGCGCCGGGCGCGCTGCGGCTGCCGATCGTGGAGATCCGGTAG